The sequence below is a genomic window from Kitasatospora kifunensis.
CCGGGCGCGGCCGGGCCCAGGCCCAGCAGCCGGGCGAACTCGGCGTAGAACTGCGGCTCCAGCGCGCCGACCGCGAAGTGACCGCCGTCGCTCGCCTGGTAGACGGCGTAGCAGGGGGCGCTACCGTCCAGGAAGTTGACGCCGCGGCGGTCCTGCCAGCGCCCCTCGGCGAGCAGCCCCCAGAAGAGGGTGGCCAGATGGGCCGTGCCGTCGACGATCGCGGCGTCCACCACCTGCCCCTGGCCGGTGCTCCGGGCGTGCTGGAGCGCGGCCAGCAGACCGACCACCAGGTAGAGCGAGCCGCCCGCGTAGTCGCCGAGCAGGTTGACCGGCACGGCGGGCGGCCCCTGGGCCGGTCCGATCATGGAGAGCACGCCGGTCAGCGCGGTGTAGTCGATGTCGTGCCCGGCGGTGGCGGCCAGCGGTCCGTGCTGCCCCCATCCGGTCATCCGCCCGTAGACCAGGGCGGGGTTGCGGGCCAGGCACGGCTCGGGGCCGACCCCCAGCCGCTCGGCGACGCCGGGGCGGTAGCCCTCGATCAGCAGGTCGGCGCGCTCGACCAGGTCGAGCAGCAGGTCCGGCCCGTCCGGCGCCTTGAGGTCGAGCAGCACCGAGCGCTTGTTGCGGTTGGTCAGGTCCAGCGCCGGATCACCCGCCAGTGGCGAGCCGCTGGGCCGGTCCACCCGCACCACGTCCGCGCCCAGGTCGCCCAGGAGCATCGCGGCGAACGGGCCGGGTCCTATCCCGGCGAGCTCGACCACCCGTACCCCGGCCAACGGCCCCGTCATCCGGTCGCCCGCCACCTGGTCGCCAGTCACCTGGTCGCCTCCTCGCGAGCGTGACAGTAGAGCTGTAACACTCGGGATGGTATGCCGGTGACCGGCCAGTAACAAGAGTCGCCGGGCCGCTGTCGGAGACGACTCCGCCCCTCCCCCGCGCGGGGGAGGACGATCACACCAGAGTGTGAGGCCTCGGGCAGCCGACGGCCCGTAGAGTCACCGGCATGAAGCGGATCACGCAGGCCCTAGGGCCTGTCCGGCGGATCTTGTCGGATCAGCGCGCGGCTCCCCCAGCCTTCGGCCGGGAGGTGCCCCCATCACCCAGCCTGACGGCTGGGTGGGCCCGGCTGGGCGTGCCGGCGGAACGGCCTCGTACTGGGTCGTACTTGGCCGTTTCGCCGGTGCGTCCGTGGGGGTCCCCCCGGCCGAAGGCTGGGGGAGGGATTCCCGGCGTCGCGCGCCCGGCAAGATCCGCCGGACAGGCCCTCGTAGGCCGCCGGGCCCGGGTGCGCTGGGTGCACCTGGTCCTGGGCGGGGCGCTGTTGATGCCTTTCTGGCTGCTGAGCACGGTGCTGGTCGGCGGCCAACTCACCGAACCCGACTGGCGCGAGGTGGTCGTGCAGCAGCTGGCCACGCTCGCGGTCGCGCTGCCGATGGCCTGGGTGGCCGCACTGCTGCCGATGGTCCGGGTGCTGCTCAGCACGGCGGCCCGAGCGCTGGCCGCCACCGGGCCCGGCGAGTTGGCGAGCGGCCCGGCCACCTCCTGGGCGGCCCGGCGCTCCACCGCGACCTGGTTCTGCCTGCACCTGCTGCTGGGCGGTGTGGTCAGCGGGATCTCGCTGACCACACCGCCACTGGCGGCGTTGCTCTGCCTCGCCCCGCACAGTGCCTCCCGGCACAGCGGCCTGGGCTGGCTGCGCGACTTCCCCGGCCTGAACCTGCTGCTGGGCGCGGCACTCATGCTGCTGACGCTGAGCATCAGCGCCGGCGCGGGCGCCCTGCTGGCCCACTGCGCGCCCGCGCTGCTCGGCCCGACCCCGGCCGAGCGGCTGGCCGCGGCGGAGGAACGCACCGCCGTGCTGGCCCAACGCAACCGGCTGGCCAGAGAGTTGCACGACTCGGTGGGCCACGCGCTGAGCGCGGTCTCGATCCAGGCGGCGGCCGCCGGCCGAGTGCTGCGCAGTAATCCCGACTTCGCCGCCGAGGCACTGGCGGCGATCGAGGAGCTGGCGCGCGAGGCGGTGGGCGAACTGGACACGGTGCTGGGCGTGTTGCGGGAGGAGGAAGGTGATCCGGCCGTCACCGGCGGGCCGACGCTGGCCGGGCTCGACCTGCTGGTGCGCCAACTCGCCTTGGCGGGAGTCCCGGTGGAGACCCACACCGGCGCCGGGCTGGCGCTGCTGCCCGAACCGGTCTCCCGAGAGGCGTACCGGATCGTGCAGGAGGGGCTGACCAACGTGCTGCGGCACGCCGGACCAGTACCCGCCACGCTCCGCCTCGACCTGCGGGACGGCCGACTGGACGTGGAGTTGACCAATCCGATCGGCGCGGGCCGGCCCAGTAGGCCCGGCGGCGGTCGCGGACTGCGCGGGGTCGCCGAACGCGTGGCCGCACTGCACGGCGGCTGCGAGAGCGGCCGCACCGGTGACGGCGACCGGTGGCGGCTGGCCGTCTGGTTACCGGTGACCACGGTCTGAGCGAGCAGGGGCACAGTGAGCAAGGAGGAGACCGACATGGACGAGCCGGACCCGATCCGGGTGGTGATCGCGGACGACGAGCGGCTGGTCCGCCTCGGCCTGCGCGTGGTGATCGACGCCGAAACCGACCTCACCGTGGTCGGCGAGGCCGCCAACGGCAGCGCCGTACTACCGGTGGTCCGCGAGAGCCGCCCGGACGTCGTGCTGATGGACGTGCGGATGCCCGAGGTCGACGGGATCCGGGCCACCGCCCTGGTCACCGCGCTGCCCCAGCCGCCCCGGGTCCTGGTGGTGACCACCTTCGAGAACGACGACCACGTCTACCAGGCGCTGCACGCCGGGGCCGCCGGCTTCCTGCTCAAGCGGGCCAGAGCGGAGGAGATGGTGCAGGCGATCCGGCTGGTGGCACGCGGCGACTCACTGCTCTACCCGAGCGCGATCCGCACCCTGGCCGCCGCCCACCAGCAGCAGCCCGCACCGGCCCGGGGCGCGGACGCCGGCCCGATCGCCCGGCTCACCGAGCGCGAGGGGCAGGTGCTGCGCCTGATGACCACCGGCCTGAACAACGCCGAGATCGCGGGCGAACTGGTGCTCAGCCCCGAGACGGTGAAGACGCACGTGGCCGGCGTGCTGGCGAAGCTCGGTGCACGCGACCGGACGCAGGCGGTGATCACGGCCTACGAGTCGGGCTTCGTGGTGCCGAAGTAGCG
It includes:
- a CDS encoding CaiB/BaiF CoA transferase family protein, which codes for MTGPLAGVRVVELAGIGPGPFAAMLLGDLGADVVRVDRPSGSPLAGDPALDLTNRNKRSVLLDLKAPDGPDLLLDLVERADLLIEGYRPGVAERLGVGPEPCLARNPALVYGRMTGWGQHGPLAATAGHDIDYTALTGVLSMIGPAQGPPAVPVNLLGDYAGGSLYLVVGLLAALQHARSTGQGQVVDAAIVDGTAHLATLFWGLLAEGRWQDRRGVNFLDGSAPCYAVYQASDGGHFAVGALEPQFYAEFARLLGLGPAAPGQYDTARWPELRALIATRFASRSTAEWTAVFEGTDACVTPVLTLRQAAEHPHLKARGTYRSQDGVTQPAPAPRFSLTPTELRRPPARPGADTAEVARDWGLPGLASVTEPADQPATQPVTLPVTKPAGPTNSPERQQS
- a CDS encoding sensor histidine kinase — translated: MHLVLGGALLMPFWLLSTVLVGGQLTEPDWREVVVQQLATLAVALPMAWVAALLPMVRVLLSTAARALAATGPGELASGPATSWAARRSTATWFCLHLLLGGVVSGISLTTPPLAALLCLAPHSASRHSGLGWLRDFPGLNLLLGAALMLLTLSISAGAGALLAHCAPALLGPTPAERLAAAEERTAVLAQRNRLARELHDSVGHALSAVSIQAAAAGRVLRSNPDFAAEALAAIEELAREAVGELDTVLGVLREEEGDPAVTGGPTLAGLDLLVRQLALAGVPVETHTGAGLALLPEPVSREAYRIVQEGLTNVLRHAGPVPATLRLDLRDGRLDVELTNPIGAGRPSRPGGGRGLRGVAERVAALHGGCESGRTGDGDRWRLAVWLPVTTV
- a CDS encoding response regulator transcription factor; translated protein: MDEPDPIRVVIADDERLVRLGLRVVIDAETDLTVVGEAANGSAVLPVVRESRPDVVLMDVRMPEVDGIRATALVTALPQPPRVLVVTTFENDDHVYQALHAGAAGFLLKRARAEEMVQAIRLVARGDSLLYPSAIRTLAAAHQQQPAPARGADAGPIARLTEREGQVLRLMTTGLNNAEIAGELVLSPETVKTHVAGVLAKLGARDRTQAVITAYESGFVVPK